One part of the Mya arenaria isolate MELC-2E11 chromosome 3, ASM2691426v1 genome encodes these proteins:
- the LOC128228262 gene encoding uncharacterized protein LOC128228262, which produces MGNTSSLPEGRTGKDQRELVPLDTIIKEVDEVSSTFLVITQGMQQNQQQGTETSNEAAKELLEELLRNAFEKLKCYFKSHDEYPSLSTTDAKGTDLLDAVCTMRKEGQKDLMNSIAVFKDGIRKQQEAQTVVEGKKSITKSLRGQVVAGENQPDSRDPMTALSKHNSKSYQETMSEEKKDQVEKETVTVRAEPDIRAVSEASTKRQFKDKFGNNVEIADLVNSKKGADSGSDRDESANHSFSDDTQVNQTFIKKSFKGTMQGPSLYHQDTNSTGNNSVKHITGEPNVAAESIHGTETDEDENKGQCQTGDIPTSSLTTNTEDWTHVDAGECDTTQTISPTTIEPTKEIERLQGEIQLLKGEVEALKKETTIHLERIQEINSHSANEIANRNTDIQTKQREILSLKDENGKLLLRLSKLAGEKLTKDNPNITDLSDLNRPTKLGEIFSELYDNEWTDAFEGLTQAGYLEVEAIRALNITLKNVYKFCAKNAADMIKTTEHVAVKLFEECNKSQISVRQSMAIPVTTNDESKQFYRSMLEEQFIERYWKPKQSSASVNTGVPQTSNRETAVVKPAKMESELVKLRKEVSLSMVPVVQQAYLRGKWDETCIEPLKPYIKKCLFLCWMMVVQSPPMVFDKNTAEGTRFESALYKQYTKSGEVLEFMVWPALLLHENGPIVCKGVAQPKKAKE; this is translated from the exons ATGGGAAATACAAGTTCATTACCAGAAGGCCGAACCGGTAAAGATCAAAGGGAATTAGTGCCATTGGATACCATAATAAAAGAAGTTGATGAAGTTTCGAGTACGTTTCTAGTTATTACTCAAGGTATGCAACAGAATCAGCAACAAGGCACAGAAACCAGTAATGAAGCCGCTAAAGAACTACTTGAGGAATTGTTGagaaatgcatttgaaaaactGAAATGCTACTTCAAATCACATGATGAATAT ccGTCGTTGTCGACTACGGATGCCAAAGGTACTGATCTCTTAGACGCAGTATGTACAATGAGAAAAGAAGGACAAAAGGACTTGATGAACAGCATTGCTGTTTTTAAGGACggaataagaaaacaacaagaAGCGCAAACAGTCGTTGAAGGCAAAAAAAGCATAACTAAAAGCTTAAGAGGTCAGGTTGTTGCAGGCGAAAACCAACCTGATAGCAGGGATCCTATGACAGCATTGTCAAAACACAACAGCAAAAGTTACCAAGAAACAATGTCTGAGGAGAAGAAAGATCAAGTCGAAAAGGAAACCGTAACTGTCAGAGCAGAACCAGATATTCGTGCTGTATCAGAGGCGAGTACTAAGCGTCAATTCAAAGATAAATTTGGCAATAACGTAGAAATAGCTGATTTGGTAAACAGCAAAAAGGGGGCCGACAGCGGATCAGATAGAGACGAGTCTGCAAATCACTCCTTCAGTGATGATACCCAAGTcaatcaaacatttattaaaaaaagtttcaaagGCACAATGCAGGGTCCATCCCTTTATCACCAAGACACAAATAGCACTGGCAATAATTCAGTAAAACATATCACTGGTGAACCTAACGTAGCAGCTGAAAGTATCCATGGAACGGAAACAGATGAAGATGAAAATAAAGGGCAGTGCCAGACTGGTGACATACCCACTTCATCATTGACAACAAACACTGAAGACTGGACGCATGTAGATGCTGGTGAATGTGATACAACGCAAACAATATCCCCGACGACAATAGAACCTACAAAGGAAATTGAACGTTTACAGGGGGAGATACAATTGCTAAAGGGTGAAGTTGAGGCTTTGAAAAAGGAAACCACAATACATTTGGAGCGGATTCAGGAAATTAACAGTCACTCGGCAAACGAAATCGCTAATCGTAATACGGACATACAAACAAAGCAAAGGGAAATTCTGAGTCTCAAAGATGAAAACGGAAAACTTTTGTTGAG ATTGAGTAAACTCGCTGGAGAAAAACTGACAAAGGACAATCCAAACATAACGGACCTTAGCGATCTGAACCGTCCCACGAAACTTGGAGAGATATTCAGCGAGTTGTATGATAATGAATGGACAGATGCTTTTGAGGGCCTTACTCAAGCCGGATACCTGGAGGTGGAGGCTATCAGAGCCTTGAACATTACATTAAAG AATGTGTACAAATTTTGTGCGAAGAATGCAGCTGATATGATAAAGACGACTGAACATGTTGCTGTGAAACTCTTTGAGGAATGCAATAAGTCTCag ATAAGCGTACGGCAGTCAATGGCGATTCCAGTGACC ACAAACGATGAAAGTAAACAGTTTTACCGCAGTATGCTTGAGGAACAATTCATAGAGAGATATTGGAAGCCTAAACAATCTTCTGCAAGTGTTAATACCGGGGTACCACAAACATCCAATAGAGAAACG GCGGTAGTAAAGCCGGCAAAGATGGAGAGTGAACTGGTGAAGTTACGGAAGGAAGTCTCCTTGTCCATGGTCCCAGTTGTGCAACAG GCTTACTTACGGGGAAAATGGGATGAAACATGCATAGAACCACTGAAGCCTTACATCAAGAAATGTTTGTTCCTGTGCTGGATGATGGTCGTTCAAAGTCCTCCGATGGTTTTCGACAAGAACACCGCAGAGGGCACGCGGTTTGAGAGCGCATTATACAAGCAGTACACAAAATCTGGAGAAGTATTGGAGTTTATGGTCTGGCCTGCGCTTCTTCTGCATGAGAACGGTCCTATAGTTTGCAAAGGTGTTGCGCAACCGAAAAAGGCAAAGGAATAG
- the LOC128226568 gene encoding uncharacterized protein LOC128226568 isoform X1, whose product MATAVLQPQTNYTVFNSDTRLGDDTIGPGLADDLQNYYEKTDDFRDRAKCLELLNAINTGENVQKNTIPRPYTAMPFTGRDRQHQGNFLSPYQTSYNRDYPIKKPLDTVATRPMTSHGFPPQLGPGQDTHYMDEFRSKAVRPTTPLRPGSASGQRSNNPHPSKSFLVWKFPRCGPIETEGSKWSEELTDEKINQVHKRMCSSTYQTDYLGVPQGFQLKSAYSQPPDWKDNIPYTLDTVKRYCYQSHQNPAELQVPSTRYGSNRKKQIAACGTIPTASARHMHIRNRTTYDRHFNDNSDAVVQQVRELGHKLGTDALRKYYEQATGNERGMAKNLLEAYSGKQVTPTPVHSPNPPMVARPPSGSPPAMAARPPMGRPPTGRPSSKPISPTSTPISTPYVPQAGARDPRASQLSFNAYSPPQLLGTGHC is encoded by the exons atggcgACTGCCGTATTACAACCACAGACGAATTATACCGTGTTTAATTCAGATACAAGG CTTGGAGATGACACAATTGGCCCCGGTTTGGCAGACGATTTACAAAACTACTATGAAAAGACAGACGATTTTCGTGATAGGGCAAAATGTTTGGAGTTATTAAATGCTATAAATACAGGAGAAAATGTGCAAAAGAACACTATACCAAGACCTTACACAGCCATGCCTTTTACTG GTCGGGACCGCCAACACCAAGGCAACTTCCTCAGTCCCTACCAGACGTCGTATAACAGGGACTACCCGATCAAGAAACCGTTGGACACAGTTGCAACTAG ACCAATGACGTCACATGGGTTCCCGCCCCAACTTGGCCCTGGGCAAGATACGCATTACATGGACGAATTCAGGAGCAAGGCGGTTCGGCCGACCACTCCACTCAGGCCTGGGTCAGCCTCCGGCCAGAGGTCAAACAACCCCCATCCATCAAAG TCTTTCCTGGTCTGGAAGTTTCCGAGGTGTGGGCCGATAGAAACGGAGGGATCGAAATGGTCGGAAGAACTGACAGATGAAAAAATCAACCAGGTCCACAAACGCATGTGTTCGTCTACATATCAGACGGACTACCTTGGAGTTCCACAAG GATTCCAGCTGAAATCCGCCTACTCACAGCCCCCTGACTGGAAAGATAACATTCCGTACACGCTAGACACAGTGAAACGCTACTGTTACCAGAGTCATCAAAACCCCGCTGAGCTCCAGGTACCCAGCACGCGTTACGGAAGTAACCGGAAGAAGCAGATTGCCGCCTGCGGTACAA TCCCAACAGCCTCCGCGCGCCACATGCATATCCGGAACCGGACGACGTATGACCGCCACTTTAACGACAACTCGGACGCTGTCGTACAGCAGGTGCGCGAACTGGGTCACAAACTTGGCACAGACGCGCTCCGGAAGTACTACGAACAGGCTACCGGTAACG AACGAGGCATGGCTAAAAACCTTCTGGAAGCCTATTCCGGAAAACAAGTCACTCCGACGCCAGTCCATTCGCCGAACCCGCCAATGGTGGCGCGTCCTCCTTCCGGTTCTCCTCCGGCCatggccgctaggccgccaatgGGGCGGCCGCCGACTGGGCGTCCGTCTTCAAAGCCGATATCCCCCACAAGCACCCCGATCAGCACCCCCTACGTGCCCCAGGCTGGTGCCCGTGACCCCCGGGCAAGCCAGCTCTCATTCAATGCTTATAGCCCTCCACAACTGCTTGGCACTGGACACTGTTGA
- the LOC128226568 gene encoding uncharacterized protein LOC128226568 isoform X2, translating to MATAVLQPQTNYTVFNSDTRLGDDTIGPGLADDLQNYYEKTDDFRDRAKCLELLNAINTGENVQKNTIPRPYTAMPFTGRDRQHQGNFLSPYQTSYNRDYPIKKPLDTVATRPMTSHGFPPQLGPGQDTHYMDEFRSKAVRPTTPLRPGSASGQRSNNPHPSKSFLVWKFPRCGPIETEGSKWSEELTDEKINQVHKRMCSSTYQTDYLGVPQGFQLKSAYSQPPDWKDNIPYTLDTVKRYCYQSHQNPAELQVPSTRYGSNRKKQIAACGTIPTASARHMHIRNRTTYDRHFNDNSDAVVQQVRELGHKLGTDALRKYYEQATGNDDVKQTMTSSFLPPISGLDTCKQRREPRMCRISSWGGPE from the exons atggcgACTGCCGTATTACAACCACAGACGAATTATACCGTGTTTAATTCAGATACAAGG CTTGGAGATGACACAATTGGCCCCGGTTTGGCAGACGATTTACAAAACTACTATGAAAAGACAGACGATTTTCGTGATAGGGCAAAATGTTTGGAGTTATTAAATGCTATAAATACAGGAGAAAATGTGCAAAAGAACACTATACCAAGACCTTACACAGCCATGCCTTTTACTG GTCGGGACCGCCAACACCAAGGCAACTTCCTCAGTCCCTACCAGACGTCGTATAACAGGGACTACCCGATCAAGAAACCGTTGGACACAGTTGCAACTAG ACCAATGACGTCACATGGGTTCCCGCCCCAACTTGGCCCTGGGCAAGATACGCATTACATGGACGAATTCAGGAGCAAGGCGGTTCGGCCGACCACTCCACTCAGGCCTGGGTCAGCCTCCGGCCAGAGGTCAAACAACCCCCATCCATCAAAG TCTTTCCTGGTCTGGAAGTTTCCGAGGTGTGGGCCGATAGAAACGGAGGGATCGAAATGGTCGGAAGAACTGACAGATGAAAAAATCAACCAGGTCCACAAACGCATGTGTTCGTCTACATATCAGACGGACTACCTTGGAGTTCCACAAG GATTCCAGCTGAAATCCGCCTACTCACAGCCCCCTGACTGGAAAGATAACATTCCGTACACGCTAGACACAGTGAAACGCTACTGTTACCAGAGTCATCAAAACCCCGCTGAGCTCCAGGTACCCAGCACGCGTTACGGAAGTAACCGGAAGAAGCAGATTGCCGCCTGCGGTACAA TCCCAACAGCCTCCGCGCGCCACATGCATATCCGGAACCGGACGACGTATGACCGCCACTTTAACGACAACTCGGACGCTGTCGTACAGCAGGTGCGCGAACTGGGTCACAAACTTGGCACAGACGCGCTCCGGAAGTACTACGAACAGGCTACCGGTAACG ATGATGTCAAGCAAACGATGACGTCATCTTTTCTTCCACCAATCAGCGGTCTCGATACATGCAAGCAACGTAGAGAACCGAGAATGTGTCGTATTTCCTCATGGGGAGGTCCGGAATAA